A section of the Pochonia chlamydosporia 170 chromosome 2, whole genome shotgun sequence genome encodes:
- a CDS encoding TPR repeat protein (similar to Metarhizium robertsii ARSEF 23 XP_007826679.1), whose translation MSAQKTEMTSEHAPTCGKVIPHDGISSISIVRHLCGLYRAQGRFDEAEEVLGGRMDDFIPALRQDGESAITIVRDLVDLFCEQGKFDKAKGIYQQAVSGLEKTFGRQHFTTLSMVFEFGSFLRKNSQLREAEEVYVQSLAGITAGTKNPTLSVLCILNELGVVYAKQRKLKQAVEVYRHAIQGYVKVVGSDHLSTTTAVLNLGAVYKDQGKLKDAARMLNWGLSGLEKTHGIANKRTIETAKQLTAIYMRERNLGEAQRVCAKALNGSETTLGKCHEGTLAVVLDMGIIHRDQGQFKESEQMLQRAFDGYQQTNHNLLPLVLNALGTVHVLQGDYDKADEEYDWASERLNKKEERDELLYLIVTYNMGNALQARGRLEEAEKHCEKALEGFQTLAGHKHLTTMAVVLKLGAIYQEQGKFKEVEDLYRTALRSQGGKSKKLSKGDDNDAALYFQRMSIVY comes from the coding sequence ATGTCTGCCCAGAAAACCGAAATGACTTCCGAGCACGCTCCGACATGTGGCAAAGTCATACCTCATGACGGAATCTCCTCCATTTCCATAGTACGTCACCTTTGCGGCCTGTACAGGGCCCAGGGAAGATTTGATGAGGCCGAAGAAGTTCTCGGTGGGAGAATGGATGATTTCATACCCGCGCTGCGACAGGATGGCGAGTCAGCCATAACTATAGTGCGCGACCTGGTGGATCTCTTTTGCGAACAGGGCAAATtcgacaaggcaaagggGATCTACCAGCAGGCAGTCAGCGGCTTGGAGAAGACGTTTGGGCGCCAGCATTTCACTACCCTATCCATGGTTTTCGAGTTTGGGTCGTTTCTGCGAAAAAACAGCCAACTGCGGGAGGCTGAAGAGGTCTATGTACAGTCCCTGGCGGGTATCACGGCCGGCACCAAGAATCCAACACTCTCTGTGCTATGCATCCTCAATGAGCTTGGGGTTGTCTACGCTAAACAGCGTAAGCTCAAACAGGCCGTTGAAGTATATAGACACGCCATTCAGGGTTACGTCAAGGTCGTTGGAAGTGACCATTTGTCGACTACGACCGCAGTGCTTAACCTTGGGGCTGTTTACAAGGACCAAGGAAAGCTAAAGGATGCAGCTAGGATGCTGAACTGGGGGCTTTCGGGCCTCGAGAAAACGCATGGCATTGCTAATAAAAGGACTATAGAGACAGCAAAACAGCTCACCGCGATTTACATGAGAGAACGCAACTTAGGAGAGGCTCAAAGGGTATGCGCGAAAGCTTTAAACGGCTCTGAGACGACTCTTGGTAAATGTCATGAAGGAACCCTTGCTGTGGTCCTGGACATGGGAATTATACATAGAGACCAGGGCCAATTCAAAGAGTCTGAACAGATGCTTCAAAGAGCATTTGACGGATACCAACAGACTAACCATAATCTGCTTCCCCTGGTTCTGAACGCACTGGGCACTGTCCACGTCCTTCAAGGCGATTATGACAAAGCCGATGAAGAGTACGATTGGGCAAGCGAGCGCCTAaacaagaaggaggagcggGATGAGCTTCTATATCTTATCGTGACGTACAATATGGGAAATGCACTTCAAGCTCGCGGAAGGCTAGAAGAAGCGGAGAAACACTGCGAAAAAGCACTTGAGGGTTTCCAAACCTTGGCTGGCCACAAGCACttgacaacaatggcagTAGTGCTTAAACTTGGGGCAATTTatcaagagcaaggcaaattTAAAGAGGTTGAAGACTTGTACCGAACAGCGCTGAGGAGTCAAGGGGGGAAATCCAAAAAGCTTTCGAAgggtgatgacaatgacgctGCCCTTTACTTTCAACGGATGTCTATAGTGTATTAA
- a CDS encoding Osmosensor, Mos1 (similar to Metarhizium robertsii ARSEF 23 XP_007817760.1), translating to MALFKPPSRRKSHPTAWTGSSIFYLGNEDQMVQPISVVKIGVTAYNFQVCRVINVAVISFHVYGSDSVNLVSQLQSFAARQRGYKYIMFRLSNILAKPFDLATLSVSILCWVVTAVSCILCQIQADTVNLFPSFAWWSIVYSFFLIAGIFYLTGSDGLARYQVAIAGYLGAGIVLVTSSVNSLAYSPSGARVAATVGFIVLSMVMIIWLLYFGSEQSSKPRQLVDSLSDISSSIRTEKRAEPLPSSPKTHQEWPYTATALYSYDGNPKDPKEISFTRGEILDVSNICGAWWPVKKTSGEEGIAPSSYLVLR from the exons ATGGCTCTGTTCAAGCCGCCTTCCAGACGTAAGTCACATCCGACCGCGTGGACGGGTTCATCCATTTTCTACCTCGGAAATGAAGATCAAATGGTTCAGCCCATATCTGTTGTGAAAATTGGTGTTACTGCATACAACTTTCAAGTATGTCGTGTCATCAACGTCGCCGTCATCTCATTCCACGTATACGGTTCGGACTCAGTCAACCTTGTCAGCCAGCTGCAGTCTTTTGCAGCGAGACAAAGAGGGTACAAATACATTATGTTCCGTCTAAGCAACATCCTCGCTAAGCCATTTGACCTGGCTACGCTATCTGTCTCAATT CTTTGCTGGGTCGTCACTGCGGTATCCTGCATACTTTGTCAAATACAGGCTGACACGGTGAATCTGTTTCCCTCATTCGCATGGTGGTCGATCGTTTACAGTTTTTTCCTGATCGCCGGAATTTTTTATTTGACAGGAAGTGATGGGCTTGCGAGATATCAAGTCGCGATTGCTGGGTATCTCGGGGCAGGAATAGTGCTGGTCACATCTTCCGTGAATTCGTTAGCATATTCACCTAGTGGTGCTAGAGTCGCTGCCACTGTAGGATTCATAGTGCTTTCTATGGTCATG ATTATATGGCTACTATACTTTGGTTCGGAGCAGTCTTCCAAACCGCGACAGCTTGTAGACTCTCTCTCTGACATATCTTCTTCAATAAGAACTGAGAAGAGGGCAGAACCGTTGCCAAGCTCTCCGAAAACCCATCAAGAATGGCCGTACACGGCGACAGCCTTATACTCTTACGATGGCAACCCCAAGGACCCAAAAGAGATCTCATTTACTAGAGGAGAGATTTTGGATGTATCTAATATTTGCGGGGCGTGGTGGCCAGTGAAGAAAACTTCAGGAGAGGAAGGCATCGCACCAAGTAGTTATCTCGTGCTGAGATAG
- a CDS encoding serine threonine protein kinase (similar to Colletotrichum gloeosporioides Nara gc5 XP_007276355.1) — protein sequence MDEIEELRRLLREEQRLREEERRRREEERKQEQRRFEEEQFRREEEQRRREEEQRRREEEQRRREEEQRRREEEQRRREEAERLAKASLPLTLQQYLEACHSLDLAVDVVTDRSLTTQGDTTNPTGRIFPRRIIPWENFPAKQQKIWEKLSISPEFASQTVFPSQHQLSYVKSILQPISSEIGLRNFERDVVENAVQKMVDETYKDPILRNGLGLKGTVTFESHTNLGEHSDSTLQSMERMSISGSDSRALASASTTRTRGQKPRRKAKGKGNRADQFCIYRTSEGKNVPTIAIEYKAPHKLSVDEIVTGLDSEIRPERDVINKDGQGFTFNARALTAAVVTQLFSYMIGKGIRYGYFCTGQAFGFLNIPDDPSTVYCAVCVPKLDVMDDDENRLHRTAAAQVFAFLVQALLATPPAESWHDDAEKLGRWDVEYEDILSKIPPSERKDKEPRASPYKPQRWKGFTRSPIRTRSSCQPPVTRPARSEDQDDYDPPSPTPNLSGMGKKQVQSAKTDSSGGGESGQRTQRQSRQQQQRQRGETQPHIEDRLYCTHRCLLGLAHGGPLDEDCPNVHYHGRVHIPQAKFLRLIRAQLARDRGPDADCISLYLSGSRGALFKVRLSSYGYTFVAKGMESFDHKFLAHESQVYCRLHPIQGKYVPVCLGIVELIRPYHYDGGVYTSFLFLSWAGQSLTRCINPANKLSLVNGVTTALKELHRLGVLHCDAEPRNMLFDPKLGSIMLVDFERSEFRDRHPLASVSSNTEGRKRKHGVNRKQSEDDWAKELRSAANLVLWRPTAHDIHLR from the coding sequence ATGGACGAAATCGAAGAGTTGCGCCGTTTGCTTCGGGAGGAACAGCGTCTACGTGAAGAAGAACGACGCCGACGCGAAGAAGAACGgaaacaagaacaacgcAGATTCGAAGAAGAACAATTCCGACGTGAAGAAGAACAACGTCGTcgcgaagaagaacaacgccgtcgcgaagaagaacaacgccgtcgcgaagaagaacaacgccgtcgcgaagaagaacaacgccGTCGCGAAGAAGCTGAGAGATTGGCAAAGGCGTCACTACCGCTGACTCTCCAGCAGTATCTTGAGGCCTGCCACTCGCTTGATCTTGCTGTCGACGTCGTAACAGACCGATCGCTGACAACACAAGGCGACACAACCAACCCAACTGGCAGGATCTTCCCTCGTCGTATCATCCCATGGGAGAATTTCCCAGCCAAGCAACAAAAGATCTGGGAAAAACTCTCTATCAGCCCCGAATTCGCTTCTCAAACGGTGTTTCCATCTCAACATCAATTATCATACGTCAAGTCTATACTCCAACCAATAAGCAGTGAAATTGGTCTGCGGAACTTCGAGCGTGATGTGGTCGAAAATGCTGTTCAGAAGATGGTTGACGAGACCTACAAGGATCCCATCTTGCGAAACGGCCTTGGCCTTAAGGGAACCGTGACCTTTGAGAGTCACACGAACCTCGGGGAGCATAGTGACTCGACTCTTCAATCTATGGAACGCATGTCAATCAGTGGAAGCGACTCTCGTGCCCTCGCGTCAGcgtcgacgacgaggacaCGAGGCCAAAAGCCACGACGAAAGGCGAAGGGGAAGGGCAACAGGGCGGACCAGTTTTGCATATACAGGACATCGGAAGGCAAAAATGTGCCCACGATCGCTATTGAATACAAGGCACCACACAAGCTGAGCGTTGACGAGATTGTCACTGGGCTTGATTCAGAGATCCGGCCGGAACGTGATGTGATCAACAAGGATGGCCAGGGCTTCACCTTTAATGCTAGAGCGCTCACCGCTGCGGTCGTCACGCAACTCTTCTCCTACATGATAGGCAAAGGCATACGATATGGCTATTTCTGCACCGGGCAGGCTTTCGGTTTTCTAAATATCCCGGATGATCCAAGCACGGTGTACTGCGCCGTGTGCGTGCCAAAACTGGATGTTatggatgacgatgagaaCAGGCTCCATCGCACAGCTGCCGCCCAGGTATTCGctttccttgttcaagctCTGCTGGCCACCCCACCTGCAGAATCATGGCACGACGATGCTGAGAAGCTTGGTCGGTGGGACGTCGAATACGAAGATATATTAAGCAAGATTCCACCGTCAGAACGAAAAGACAAGGAACCTCGTGCATCGCCTTACAAGCCTCAACGTTGGAAAGGATTTACTCGGTCACCCATTCGAACCCGCTCCAGCTGTCAGCCGCCGGTGACACGGCCAGCGCGCTCAGAAGATCAGGATGATTATGATCCTCCTTCCCCCACGCCAAACCTATCCGGTATGGGCAAGAAACAAGTGCAGTCAGCCAAAACAGACAGCAGCGGTGGGGGGGAAAGTGGCCAGCGAACACAGCGCCAAAGccggcagcagcagcagcggcagcgaGGTGAAACCCAGCCTCATATCGAAGACCGTCTATATTGCACTCACCGATGTCTTCTTGGATTAGCACATGGAGGGCCCTTAGATGAGGATTGTCCCAATGTGCATTATCACGGCAGGGTTCATATTCCTCAGGCTAAGTTCCTTCGGCTCATACGCGCCCAGCTGGCAAGAGACCGTGGCCCTGATGCAGATTGTATTTCGCTCTACCTATCAGGATCGCGGGGGGCCCTATTTAAGGTGCGACTGTCGTCCTACGGCTACACATTTGTGGCAAAAGGCATGGAAAGTTTCGATCATAAGTTTCTAGCTCACGAAAGCCAAGTTTATTGCAGACTTCACCCCATTCAGGGCAAGTACGTGCCAGTATGTCTTGGTATCGTCGAATTAATACGCCCATACCATTATGACGGTGGAGTCTACACCAGCTTCCTATTTCTTAGTTGGGCTGGACAATCTCTCACTCGATGTATTAACCCAGCTAACAAGTTAAGTCTCGTTAATGGAGTCACAACGGCATTGAAGGAACTTCATAGATTAGGAGTTCTCCACTGTGATGCCGAACCTCGTAACATGTTATTCGATCCAAAACTTGGCAGCATAATGCTGGTGGATTTCGAACGATCGGAGTTTCGTGATCGTCATCCGCTTGCATCCGTGAGTTCGAATACTGAAGGTCGAAAGAGGAAACATGGGGTAAATCGCAAACAATCTGAGGATGACTGGGCGAAAGAGCTACGATCAGCTGCAAATTTGGTGCTTTGGCGGCCCACTGCACACGATATTCACCTCCGGTAG
- a CDS encoding ATP-dependent DNA helicase PIF1 (similar to Metarhizium acridum CQMa 102 XP_007815836.1), producing the protein MQALPGTTQRRILPLRWNSWKLAISLNRDQRLVYDTAMNHFLNQEPSQLLLHVDGAGGTGKSYLINLLSAHLQAAAGRRGTPVWRAAPTGVAGNQIPGTTLHSLLHLPINKAFMPLSAIDNAQLQKKLKDIKYLIINERSMLGLRQLSWIDDRLRDVFQNRNEDFFGGLNILLIGDFFQLHPVLLKPLYYDKDIQGVEIKGRNVYRRFDKTVFLKVVQR; encoded by the coding sequence ATGCAAGCACTGCCAGGAACGACGCAGCGCCGTATCCTGCCACTTCGTTGGAACTCTTGGAAGCTCGCGATTTCCCTAAATCGAGACCAGCGCCTAGTGTATGATACGGCGATGAACCACTTTCTGAATCAGGAACCTTCTCAGTTGTTGCTCCATGTAGATGGTGCGGGTGGTACTGGCAAGTCATACCTCATTAATCTGCTCTCCGCGCACCTCCAAGCCGCGGCAGGTAGGAGAGGGACACCTGTTTGGCGTGCCGCGCCCACTGGCGTCGCGGGAAACCAAATACCGGGCACTACCTTGCACTCTCTGTTGCACCTCCCAATTAATAAGGCCTTCATGCCCCTCTCGGCCATTGATAATgcccagctccagaagaagcttaaGGATATCAAGTACCTGATCATCAATGAGAGGAGCATGCTGGGGCTGCGTCAGCTATCATGGATCGATGACCGTCTCCGCGACGTATTCCAGAATAGGAATGAGGACTTCTTTGGTGGTCTAAATATCCTTCTGATTGGCGATTTCTTTCAACTTCACCCTGTGCTACTGAAGCCGCTCTATTACGATAAAGACATACAGGGCGTAGAGATCAAGGGCAGGAACGTATATAGGCGATTCGATAAAACTGTATTCTTGAAGGTTGTCCAGCGGTAG
- a CDS encoding ankyrin repeat domain-containing protein (similar to Metarhizium robertsii ARSEF 23 XP_007824215.1) has protein sequence MTTAQELQTRLRETESVDGNISDAVSSQERRRKRPRHDDTRPLAVNATKRKLERTDYTVGWICAIGTEHVAAQAFLDEEHEDPEDVPGNDDNDYSLGRVGKHNVVIVVLPVGEYGIAAAASVAKDLSHSFPNIRTGLMVGVGGGAPSRKHDIRLGDIVVSAPGDGNGGVFQYDFGKTIHGGTFHTTGFLNQPPAFLRTAVNGLKTQYERKGHQLEQAISIVLERSPRLQQRYERPPSSTDRLYQAEVVHPPNNETSCATCCGIDPLKLVLRRERTKHDDNPTVHYGLIASANQVMKDALIRDILIAERDVLCFEMESAGLMNQFPCLVIRGICDYSDSHKNKEWQGYAAMAAAAYAKDLLCRIPPNSIKAEKRIGDILRGLQELEEAHLGISQKQLEIQEAAVKQKQSAEREQCLQLFRLTDTNEDTTYEWYKDRVEDRVEGTCQWFLQHHNFQEWLKQDSGPLLVSADPGCGKSVLAKYLVDQSLPRSSTICYFFFKEQDQNKVRQALCALLHQLFSQKPSLIDHAVPQFRKDGQGLINSTQSLWTILGNAVKDPQTGPVILVLDALDECAAPDFENLMRNVKSQFSSDQSHGKLKYLLTSRPYEKILSQFRDRDLLWDFPNIRIPGEEESEAISKEVNHVITHRVNQLSDKKRLSDDIRSHLRKRLQETTHRTYLWVYLMFNYLENENFKKTRKGVEFIISTLPSSINEAYEQILNKSEAKDRPMVRKALSIILAASRPLTLSEMNIAVNIDDKARSIYDVDLEDEEDFKSRLRAWCGLFVSIYHGRIYFLHQTAREFLLADLASPTTIPLEPCWHRSIATRHAHTILTGACVYYLNFLNCDFSLPIDLNEETCNSVKGHAFLDYSAKAWGSHFREAGITEDDPIMPSALKIFDPDSKSYSVWFKIYWKTTYRRATGNFTGLMLASYYGHLAVVKLLLEAGADVEAEDKLGRTSLSWAAENGHEAVVRQLLEKDADVEAEDKLGRTSLSWAAENGHEAVVRQLLEKDADVEAKDNYDRTPLSWAAENGNEAIVRLLLEELADIEAKDNYGQTPLSWAAENGNEAIVRLLLEELADIEAKDNYGQTPLSWAAKKGHEAIVKLFLEKDVDIEARDNYGQTPLSWAAKNGHEAAVGLLLQKDADIEAKDNYYGQTPLSWAAKNGHEAVVGLLLQKDADIEAKDNYYGRTPLSWAALNGHETVVRLLLQKGADVEVKSNSGQTPLSWAAENGNEAVVRLLLEKGANIEVKDNSSRVSLSWAAKKGHEAVVRLLLEKGADVEAKDDYGQTPLSLAVENWDDTIVRLLQLRSR, from the exons atgacaacaGCCCAGGAACTGCAGACACGACTTCGGGAGACGGAGTCCGTGGACGGGAACATTTCAGACGCAGTGTCGAGTCAAGAGCGAAGGAGGAAAAGACCACGTCATGATGATACTCGGCCGCTAGCTGTCAACGCTACGAAGCGAAAGTTGGAACGTACGGACTACACTGTGGGCTGGATCTGCGCCATAGGCACGGAGCATGTTGCCGCGCAGGCATTTCTCGACGAAGAGCACGAAGACCCAGAAGATGTACCCGGCAATGACGATAACGATTATTCCTTGGGCAGAGTTGGGAAACATAacgttgtcattgttgtcCTACCAGTCGGAGAGTACGGTATAGCCGCTGCAGCAAGCGTCGCCAAAGATCTCTCACACAGCTTCCCTAACATCAGGACCGGTCTGATGGTCGGCGTTGGTGGCGGTGCGCCAAGCCGAAAGCATGACATACGTCTCGGCGACATTGTGGTCAGCGCTCCTGGTGATGGAAATGGTGGTGTGTTCCAgtacgactttggcaagacgATACATGGTGGAACCTTCCACACAACGGGCTTTCTCAACCAGCCGCCAGCTTTTCTACGGACTGCGGTGAACGGACTCAAGACGCAGTATGAGAGGAAAGGCCATCAGCTTGAACAGGCAATCAGCATTGTTCTTGAGAGAAGCCCAAGACTGCAGCAGAGGTATGAACGGCCGCCCTCTAGTACTGACAGGCTCTATCAAGCTGAAGTCGTGCATCCTCCAAACAATGAAACAAGCTGCGCGACGTGCTGCGGTATTGATCCATTAAAGCTAGTATTGCGACGTGAACGGACTAAACACGACGACAACCCAACTGTTCATTACGGCTTAATTGCCTCGGCGAACCAGGTGATGAAGGACGCCTTAATCCGGGATATCCTCATAGCAGAGAGGGATGTTCTgtgttttgaaatggaatCAGCTGGGTTGATGAACCAATTTCCTTGTCTCGTAATTCGTGGCATATGCGACTACTCAGATTCACACAAAAACAAGGAGTGGCAGGGGtatgcagcaatggcggcggctgCCTATGCGAAGGATCTTTTATGCAGAATCCCGCCAAACAGCATTAAAGCCGAGAAGAGAATTGGCGATATTCTGAGAG GCctccaagaacttgaagaagcGCACCTGGGCATCTcgcagaagcagcttgagatCCAGGAAGCCGCAGTCAAGCAGAAACAGTCCGCTGAGCGGGAACAATGTCTTCAATTGTTCCGTCTGACGGACACCAACGAGGACACCACGTACGAGTGGTACAAGGATCGCGTGGAAGACCGAGTGGAAGGTACCTGCCAGTGGTTCCTCCAGCATCACAATTTCCAGGAGTGGCTAAAGCAGGATTCTGGTCCACTCCTAGTCTCCGCGGatcctggctgtggaaagtcGGTATTGGCTAAATACTTGGTCGATCAAAGCCTACCGCGATCGTCAACCATCTgttacttcttcttcaaagaaCAAGACCAGAACAAGGTCCGCCAGGCACTCTGCGCCCTGCTTCACCAGCTCTTCTCTCAAAAGCCGTCCCTGATTGACCATGCCGTGCCACAATTCCGCAAGGACGGGCAAGGGCTGATCAACTCTACTCAATCTCTCTGGACTATCCTTGGAAATGCCGTAAAAGATCCCCAAACTGGGCCAGTAATCTTGGTCCTAGATGCCCTGGACGAATGTGCCGCGCCAGATTTTGAGAATCTGATGCGCAATGTGAAGAGCCAATTTAGCAGCGACCAGAGCCATGGCAAGCTGAAGTATCTTCTAACAAGTCGGCCATATGAGAAGATATTGTCACAATTCCGCGACCGCGACCTGTTGTGGGATTTTCCAAATATTCGTATaccaggagaagaggagtCGGAAGCCATCAGCAAAGAGGTCAATCACGTCATCACACACCGGGTCAATCAGCTGTCTGACAAGAAGCGCCTCTCAGATGATATCAGGAGCCATCTGAGGAAAAGACTACAGGAGACTACCCACCGCACTTATCTTTGGGTATACCTTATGTTCAACTACTTGGAGAATGAAAACTTTAAAAAGACTCGGAAGGGTGTCGAGTTCATCATTTCAACACTTCCGAGCAGTATCAATGAGGCTTATGAACAAATTCTTAACAAGTCCGAGGCTAAGGATCGCCCGATGGTCCGGAAAGCCTTAAGTATTATCTTGGCAGCGAGTCGGCCGCTAACACTGTCGGAAATGAACATTGCCGTGAATATAGACGACAAAGCGCGATCTATTTACGACGTCGACTtagaggacgaagaggactTCAAGTCACGTCTCAGAGCTTGGTGTGGGCTGTTCGTCTCAATCTACCACGGCAGGATTTACTTCCTTCATCAAACTGCTCGTGAGTTTCTCCTCGCAGATTTGGCATCACCTACAACTATACCACTGGAGCCATGCTGGCATCGCTCAATTGCCACCCGTCACGCACACACCATTCTTACAGGGGCCTGCGTGTACTATCTGAACTTCCTTAACTGTGATTTTAGCCTTCCGATAGATCTGAATGAGGAAACCTGCAACTCCGTCAAAGGACATGCCTTCTTAGATTATTCGGCCAAAGCTTGGGGGTCTCATTTTCGCGAAGCTGGCATTACTGAGGACGATCCCATTATGCCTTCCGCTTTGAAAATTTTCGACCCGGATTCGAAGAGCTACTCGGTATGGTTTAAAATCTACTGGAAAACCACATATAGGAGAGCTACTGGGAACTTTACGGGTCTTATGTTAGCGTCGTACTATGGCCATCTCGCCgtggtcaagctgctgctcgaggctggcgccgacgtcgaggccGAGGATAAGTTGGGTCGAACGTCGCTGTCATGGGCAGCCGagaacgggcacgaggctGTCGTTAGGcagctgctcgagaaggacgccgacgtcgaggccGAGGATAAGTTGGGTCGAACGTCGCTGTCATGGGCAGCCGagaacgggcacgaggctGTCGTTAGGcagctgctcgagaaggACGCCGAcgtcgaagccaaggacaaTTATGATCGGACGCCACTTTCATGGGCCGCCGAGAATGGAAACGAGGCCATTGTGAGGCTACTGCTCGAGGAACTCGCCGATatcgaggccaaggacaactacggtcagacgccgctgtcatgGGCCGCCGAGAATGGAAACGAGGCCATCGTGAGGCTACTGCTCGAGGAACTCGCCGATatcgaggccaaggacaacTACGGTCAGACGCCCTTGTCGTGGGCCGCCAAGaaggggcacgaggccatcgtcaaactGTTTCTCGAGAAGGACGTCGACATCGAGGCCAGGGACAACTACGGTCAGACGCCCCTGTCGTGGGCCGCCaagaacgggcacgaggctGCGGTcgggctgctgctgcagaagGACGCCGACATTGAGGCTAAGGACAATTACTACGGTCAGACGCCCCTGTCGTGGGCCGCCaagaacgggcacgaggctGTGGTcgggctgctgctgcagaagGACGCCGACatcgaggccaaggacaatTACTATGGTCGGACGCCCCTGTCGTGGGCTGCCTTGAACGGGCACGAGACAGTGGTgaggctcctcctccagaagggcgccgacgtcgaggtTAAAAGTAACTccggtcagacgccgctgtcatgGGCTGCCGAGAACGGAAACGAGGCCGTCGTtaggctgctgctcgagaaggGCGCCAATATCGAGGTCAAGGACAACTCTAGTCGGGTGTCACTATCATGggccgccaagaagggtCACGAGGCCGTCGTGAGGCTCctgctcgagaagggtgccgacgtcgaggccAAAGACGACTatggtcagacgccgctgtcatTGGCCGTCGAGAACTGGGACGATACCATCGTGAGGCTGCTTCAACTGAGATCTCGATAA
- a CDS encoding nacht and wd domain-containing protein (similar to Colletotrichum gloeosporioides Nara gc5 XP_007280849.1) produces the protein MLSRFSKFKTKFKPLPQTAQPQKALAHRELTQSQTSPPLVTTLKSAAEAATSLPDVAPSQTSLSSLQERLWNQAYDELKASEPKAVDAYETILSNELCPGNNMQNEIGKTPDTRCQQMQQLVHAGLNRTLKEASIKQGIGECMEAVQALRGIVGQAIQAAPQAAVAWVGVCIGLEIISKPVTEALSNRKGISYVLSRVNWYWNLAHLLLDKNKAVDSSAELRDELESHIVKLYQKLLLYQIKSICLYRRKQLSIIGRDLLSLDDWVGQLSDIREAENAIKNDAEQYNCEQIKEYISNLATTAASQEKKLDGIYSAIQDQTQRQEERYQDDKDKQCLKDLYETNPIKDKERIQDTKGGLLRGSYLWILENTDFRQFRNNPQSRLLWIKGDPGKGKTMLLCGIIDELQKEPDTVLSYFFCQATEAQLSNATSVLRGLLYLASCQYTRWDRYMYHEVPFPRYFEERECAAGSNICKE, from the exons ATGTTGTCCCGCTTTAGCAAGTTTAAGACCAAATTTAAACCCCTGCCGCAGACTGCTCAGCCACAGAAAGCCTTAGCTCATCGCGAACTCACGCAGTCCCAAACATCTCCACCATTGGTGACTACCCTGAAGTCTGCAGCCGAGGCGGCGACATCACTGCCCGACGTTGCTCCTTCTCAAACCTCGCTGTCGAGTCTGCAGGAGCGACTTTGGAACCAGGCATACGATGAACTTAAAGCCAGCGAGCCTAAAGCAGTCGATGCGTACGAGACGATCCTATCCAATGAACTTTGCCCAGGGAATAATATGCAAAATGAGATAGGCAAGACTCCTGATACAAGGTGTcaacaaatgcaacagcTGGTCCATGCAGGACTAAACCGCACACTCAAGGAAGCCTCTATCAAGCAGGGAATCGGTGAATGCATGGAGGCGGTGCAAGCATTGAGAGGAATAGTCGGCCAGGCCATACAGGCTGCTCCACAAGCTGCGGTCGcatgggttggtgtttgcatTGGCTTAGAG ATCATTTCGAAACCAGTCACTGAGGCTCTTAGCAATCGCAAAGGAATATCTTACGTTCTGTCGAGAGTGAATTGGTACTGGAACCTGGCGCATCTCTTATTAGACAAAAATAAGGCTGTCGACTCCTCAGCTGAGCTACGCGACGAATTAGAGAGCCATATCGTCAAACTCTACCAAAAACTCCTCTTATACCAGATAAAGAGCATCTGTCTTTATCGCCGGAAACAGCTTAGTATTATCGGCAGGGATCTACTTTCGCTTGATGACTGGGTTGGCCAACTTAGTGACATCCGAGAAGCAGAGAATGCCATCAAAAATGATGCAGAGCAGTACAATTGTGAGCAGATAAAGGAATACATTAGCAATCTCGCTACTACTGCAGCTTcccaagaaaagaagctcgaTGGCATCTATTCAGCTATTCAGGACCAAACACAGCGACAAGAGGAGAGGTATCAAGACGACAAAGACAAGCAGTGCTTGAAAGACCTATATGAAACCAATCCTATTAAGGACAAGGAGCGCATTCAGGATACAAAGGGCGGTTTACTTAGGGGCTCGTATCTCTGGATTCTTGAAAACACCGACTTCAGACAATTTCGCAATAATCCGCAGAGCCGGCTACTATGGATTAAGGGTGACCCTGGTAAAGGCAAGACTATGCTTTTGTGCGGCATTATTGACGAGCTGCAGAAAGAACCCGATACAGTCTTATCCTACTTCTTCTGCCAAGCTACCGAGGCTCAATTGAGCAACGCAACATCTGTCTTACGTGGGCTTCTGtacctagccagttgtcaatatactcgctgGGACCGTTACATGTACCACGAAGTACCTTTCCCCCGATATTTTGAAGAAAGAGAGTGCGCAGCAGGAAGCAATATTTGCAAAGAATAA